The nucleotide window GTCTCGTCGAGCAGGCCGCGGGAGAAGTTGCAGTAGTGGCAGATGGCGCTGCAGAAGGGTACGTGGACGTAGATGCCGGGCGCGGTGTCCACGGCGCCTACGACGTGCCGGCGCGGCCCCCGGACCACTTGAGATCGGCCCGCCCGTCGCGCAGCTGCGCCCTGGCGGGCGCGCCCGCGCGAGACGGCAACGCCCGCTTGAGCGGCTTCTTGCGGAGCGCCCACAGAGCCCGCAGGTCGTCGACGCCGCCGTTGGCCGGCAGCTCGCGGTAGTCGGCGCCGTCGAGGTGGAGGAACTCGCACATCTCGTGCAGCCGGGAGTACATCCGGAAGCCGACCCGCACCTGCAGGGAATCCGGTTCGGTGGGGTCGCCGATGTCGTAGTTCGAGGTGAACACGGTGACGCGACGTTCGCTGTAGCGGCTGTTGACGATGAGATTGAGCGTCTCGTCGACCCACTCCGATGTCTTCTCGGCGCCGAGGTCGTCGAGCACGAGCAGGTCGGCCCGCATCACCGGCTTGAGCACGTCGGTCTCGCTCGCGCGGGCGACGGGATCGTAGGTGTGGCGGATGACGCGGAGCAGCTCGCGCGTGTCGTAGAAGAGCCCTCGCCCCCCGCGCAGACGCGTCACGTGCTTGAGCACGGCCACCGCCAGATGGGTCTTGCCGACGCCGGGCGGACCGAGCAGGAAGAGCCCCCGCTCGACCACGGGAAACGCCTCGGCCAGCCGGCGGGCGTGGGCGACGGCCTGCACGAGCGAGTCGTTCCCGTAGGTCTCGAAGCCATCGAGGTCGCAGTGCTGGTACCGGCGCGGAATGCGGGCGTCGGCAACGAGGCGCGAGGCGAGCGCATCCCGCCAGCAGGCGCACCGCGTGACGCGGCGCCGCCCCTCGGCGTCGACCGACTGCCACCCGGTGCCATCGCAGAGCGGACAGGTCATGAGTCGGACGATCATAGCCCGTCGTCGCCCGCGACACCAGCGAACGCACCACGATCGGGCCGGCCGACGAAACCCGAGGCCCCGCCGATCAGGCCGGGTCCTCGCCCTTCACTGGACGGGCCTGGACGGAGGGCGCGCTCACGCGCGCGAGCGGCGTCGGCGACGACTTCACGAGGGCGGTGTTGAGCCGCTGTTCCCATTCGCCGAGCCCGCGCGAGAGCTCCGTCTTGACGAACGCCATGAACTCGTTCACCTCGTGCTGCATCTGCTCGATCTTGGCCCGCATGTTGAGGATGATCTCGACGCCCGCCAGGTTGACGCCGAGATCGCGGGTGAGCGAGAGGATGGTCTCGAGCCGATCGAGATCCTCATCCGAGTAGAGCCGCGTGTTGCCTTCGGTGCGGGACGGCGTCAACAGGCCCTCGCGCTCGTACAGCCGAAGCGTCTGCGGGTGGATGTTGTACTTCTGCGCGACGGCACTGATCATGTAGTGCGCCTTGCCCGTTCCCTTGGCTGGCATGCTCCCGCGCTCCTGCCCGTTTGCGGCGTCCGTGGAGCAGGCGGCTCCGCCGGACGTTTCGTCAGTCCTGCACCCCGGCCGGCGCTCCCGGGCGACCGGCTACACGCCGAGGTGCGCCCGCACGTTGTCCGGCTGCCGTGCCCCGAACTCGCGCATCAGTTCCTTCGAACGCTCGTCGAGAAGCCTGGGCAGCACGAGCCGGATCGACACGACGAGATCGCCACGCGCCGCCCCGCGCAGTGACGGGGCCCCCCGGCCCCGCACCCGGAACACCTGGCCCGACTGCGTGCCGGGGGGGACCTTCAGCCGCACGGGGCCGTCGGGCGTCGGCACGTCGATGCGCGCGCCGAGCGCCGCCTCGTGAATGCCGACCGGCACGTCGACGAGAACGTCGTCGCCGTCGCGGCGGAAGAACGGATGCGGCTCGATGGCCACCGTCACCCGCAGGTCGCCCGGCTCGCCGCCCCGACGCCCGGCGTGCCCCTCGCCCGGCACGGTGAACTGGTTCCCCTCGGCGATGCCGGCGGGGGTGTCGATGGTCAGCACCTCGGTGCGAACGCCGACGCCCTCCCCGCCGCACGCCGCGCACACGACGTGCCGGACGTGGCCGCGACCCCGGCATCCCGAGCACACCCGCGCGAACACCATGTGTCCCCGCGCGAGCCTGACCTGGCCGACGCCATCGCACCGCGGGCAGGTCGACTCGGGCCCCTGCAGGTAGCCCGCGCCGCGACACGGGCCGCAGCGCTCGAGTCGCGTGAGCGTCACGGGCCGTCGGGCGCCCCCTAACGCCTCCTCGAAGCCGAAGGTGACCGTTACGTGCAGATCGGCCCC belongs to Acidobacteriota bacterium and includes:
- a CDS encoding ATP-binding protein, whose translation is MTCPLCDGTGWQSVDAEGRRRVTRCACWRDALASRLVADARIPRRYQHCDLDGFETYGNDSLVQAVAHARRLAEAFPVVERGLFLLGPPGVGKTHLAVAVLKHVTRLRGGRGLFYDTRELLRVIRHTYDPVARASETDVLKPVMRADLLVLDDLGAEKTSEWVDETLNLIVNSRYSERRVTVFTSNYDIGDPTEPDSLQVRVGFRMYSRLHEMCEFLHLDGADYRELPANGGVDDLRALWALRKKPLKRALPSRAGAPARAQLRDGRADLKWSGGRAGTS
- a CDS encoding helix-turn-helix transcriptional regulator produces the protein MPAKGTGKAHYMISAVAQKYNIHPQTLRLYEREGLLTPSRTEGNTRLYSDEDLDRLETILSLTRDLGVNLAGVEIILNMRAKIEQMQHEVNEFMAFVKTELSRGLGEWEQRLNTALVKSSPTPLARVSAPSVQARPVKGEDPA
- a CDS encoding DnaJ domain-containing protein produces the protein MNLYIVLGVDRNASIEEVKRAYRRLARKYHPDINPGDRAAAALFRRIADAYETLSDPDRRRQYDLLGDLPSAAADEPSLEFEGFDFSVRPDARQASTFGELFADALRSEREGRRGPERGADLHVTVTFGFEEALGGARRPVTLTRLERCGPCRGAGYLQGPESTCPRCDGVGQVRLARGHMVFARVCSGCRGRGHVRHVVCAACGGEGVGVRTEVLTIDTPAGIAEGNQFTVPGEGHAGRRGGEPGDLRVTVAIEPHPFFRRDGDDVLVDVPVGIHEAALGARIDVPTPDGPVRLKVPPGTQSGQVFRVRGRGAPSLRGAARGDLVVSIRLVLPRLLDERSKELMREFGARQPDNVRAHLGV